In one Nicotiana sylvestris chromosome 8, ASM39365v2, whole genome shotgun sequence genomic region, the following are encoded:
- the LOC104245315 gene encoding F-box protein At2g40925-like — translation MATSDNDGRPFPEDLAMEILIRLPVESLLRFKCVGKYWYKTITSPIFIKEHMNWSRKNKPPKIMIYDHVGCPSKDDSPLNPNPITLISVSDGVGVHANPDYLQEFIGMTHFLGAVDGLFLLERVIDDSIFNIFLALWNPATREVRSLPLPDFNLPPSFRQCRRQFGFGLDPMTNDYKVIWFRIFWDKIINFMVDQPYAAVYSCAKDSWRILQPENQDIFLFKHCIETLGTAYLNGAYYWLLICEICNCSILSFDFGNEVFTEIEGPDAPRPFTHWHLKLILLDDSLALFSVADWDRFEHDIWVMIQPGVWNKMITFQSSAYFPYV, via the coding sequence ATGGCCACCAGTGATAATGATGGTCGGCCTTTTCCTGAAGATCTAGCAATGGAGATTCTAATCAGGTTGCCGGTCGAGTCCTTGTTGCGATTCAAATGCGTCGGCAAGTACTGGTACAAAACAATTACGAGCCCTATCTTCATCAAAGAACACATGAATTGGAGCAGAAAGAACAAGCCCCCAAAAATCATGATTTATGATCATGTTGGATGCCCCTCAAAGGATGATTCTCCTCTTAATCCCAATCCCATCACTTTGATTTCGGTCTCAGATGGTGTTGGCGTACATGCAAATCCTGATTATCTTCAAGAATTCATAGGCATGACGCACTTTTTAGGTGCTGTGGATGGCTTGTTTTTATTGGAGCGAGTAATTGATGACAGCATATTCAACATCTTCTTAGCTTTGTGGAATCCTGCCACCAGGGAAGTGAGGTCCCTTCCTTTACCCGATTTCAATCTTCCACCATCTTTCAGGCAATGTCGACGTCAGTTTGGGTTCGGATTAGACCCCATGACTAATGACTACAAGGTTATTTGGTTTCGGATCTTCTGGGATAAAATCATAAATTTTATGGTCGATCAACCTTATGCAGCCGTCTATTCATGTGCTAAGGACTCATGGAGAATCCTTCAACCTGAAAATCAAGACATCTTCCTATTTAAACATTGTATAGAAACCCTTGGTACTGCTTATCTAAATGGAGCTTATTACTGGCTGCTGATCTGTGAAATATGTAACTGTAGCATTCTTTCCTTTGACTTTGGCAATGAGGTGTTTACAGAGATTGAAGGGCCAGATGCTCCGCGCCCTTTCACTCATTGGCATCTGAAACTGATATTGCTTGACGACTCCCTTGCCCTCTTTAGCGTAGCTGACTGGGACAGATTTGAACATGACATATGGGTAATGATCCAACCTGGGGTTTGGAATAAAATGATTACGTTTCAATCCTCTGCATATTTTCCATATGTTTAG